A segment of the Elaeis guineensis isolate ETL-2024a chromosome 6, EG11, whole genome shotgun sequence genome:
AAACTAGCAATAAATGGGAAATGCGGTATATGGCACAGTAATAGACTTGGTGATCATAGCATTCATTCGTACTGATGTGGTGATACGTTTGTCCATCCTAATATGCTTCCTCTCGAGGGATGACCAAGCGCGGCCGATAGTTATAGATTAAACATTTGGGTAATCAGTATTGTTCTTGATATGTTAACAGAGAAAATTACTTTCAAGACTGTTTTAAACAAAGTTAAATGCCAATTTTTATGTTTGCCTTCCTGTTGCTGGCAGTTGCATTGGTTGAAAGCTGTGGAATGATTGTATTAGTAAGTATCCAACCAAAAGGTAATTTATAAATGAGCTGCCATGCATCAATTAGGTATTAAAAAAGTAATGATAAGTTTAGGTCGGGATGTGCGCGGAGCTGTTGGATCTTAAACCAATTTTTTAAaggaaaattttttgtgcaccgcggtGTGTGAACGTGTGCACCAAATGCGGTGATTGGCTAGTGGATGAAAtcagcaaaaaattttttttttcacatgttGCTTATCTTCGTGTGTGAGCCAATCATCGTGTGTAATGGTGCGTACGTTCTACACTGCATGTGgtgtataaattattttttttttttgaaaccaaatttgaatccCAAGAAACCATCTATCAAAATCATTTGAGATCTATATGGAAATTTATATGAAAATTTAGTTCAGTTTGATTTATCaggttgattttttattttatatatatatatatatatatatatatatatatatatatatatatatatatatatatatatatatatatcattaatttaaaattttttaaattaaaatggaattgaatttttttggctcaaaacttttgcaaattaaaattaaattagatttttttaaaaaatattaatctaactaaaaaatttatttgaatttttgcACACTGTTATTTACTTCTAATGTAGATCAAATAATTAATATATCTTACAAATGGATACTAAATGTAGTTAAAAGTTTTAAGAACGAAAGGAACATACGTATATATTGGAGGATATGTGTTGTCACtttaatctaatttctaaatAAGTGCTTACCAATATGCCATTTCAATTTTCTGATATAATTTTTATACGTATATTTATCTCATCGGTATCATAGCTAGCAACCAAGCAAAATCTAACATTTGCAAATTTTTTAAAGAGAAAATGGTATCTATAAGATACTAAATTGGCATCCGATGATGGGAATCCTACACATGTCCAGCTTAAATATCTATTtacttaaattagatttttttaaaaaaatataaatctaactagaaaaatttatttaaacttttgCATACCGTTATCTActtctaattagatcaaataattaATATATCTTACAAGCGGATGCTAAATGTAGTTAAAAGCTCCAAGAGCGAAGGGAACACCCGTATATATTGGAGGATATGTGTTGTCTACtttaatctaatttctaaatGGGTGCTTATCaatatatcattttaattttttgatgtaatttttatatgtgtaatCATCTCATGGGTATCATAGCTAGCAACTAAATAAAATCTAACATTTACAAATTTTCTAAAGAGGAAATGGTTCCGATGAGATATTAAATTGACATCCGATGGTGGGAATCCTGCACATGTCAAGCTTAAATATCTGTTTACTTGTGCGACAAAGGAACAACCAAGACGGAAGGGGGGAGAgactaataaaatatatattcgtGGTCCCATTAAATCCCAAGGAAACAAGAACCATTCTCTATTGATTCAGCCATATAAAGTTGGACAACCtaaatacaaattttttttttttttgagaaatgctCACATAAcgatattttttttgttaaataatCTAAAAAGAGACAAAAAAGTGTCatgattaaaaaaagaaaatattataattattgaaGTAAATAACCAAAAAGAGACTGAGGGAAAAAGTGTCATGATTTTAAAAACGAAAAACATATCATAATTATTAAAAACAGGGCAAAAATGGAAGAGCTCAGGAGCGCTGGTTTCGTCAGATATAATCAGACGGTTGTGATGCCCCCCGGCATCACACACGTTGCGCTGTTATCCTCATCGCTCTTCCATTAATTTTTGGGGTGGGAAAGGCTCGAACTCCCGACCTCCCTGACAGCGGCCACGCGCTGGCCAACTGCACCACGGCCCGTAAGTGCTTAGCTTTCGCTACTTAAAATACTATTTTCTGTGCGGAACAAAaataatacttaaaaaaaaagtTGAAAGAGCTCAGGAGCGCGGATGTCATCCGATGATCAGACGGTTGCGATGCCACCTGGCTTGAAAGGATCTCGGGTAAACTTTTAAGTCTCGAACAAAATCCAACAACCCAACCTTGCCACGTAACGCCGTCTTTCCCAAGTTTCCAGCCAAACATGGCCACGGGAAACTTTTGCTAGTGATATAACCATTTAGCCACTTTCTTATCAAAACCCGAATGCACACCTAGACAATTAAGAATGTTCCTAAATAGTTCGTGTTGGTTGCATCAAACCCAGAATTTGCTTTCATATatatcaacattttttttttttttttttcaattaaatccaaatgatggGCACATAATATGGCTTAGTATTGTCCCAATGATTAAACCATCTCATAAGGTTCTTAACATTTCCTTTATACAAGAGGGTTGGCAAGACAACAAGGAAACCTAGCAACACTAATGTTTGATACTTGGAAGCAAGAATGCATGGGGATCAAAACTACAACCCAAACATAACTTGTTTGACCCTAGGGATCATGCATTCGATATAACCTTCATCTTGTCATGGCCTTTCCCATGCTCATCTGCTCTCTCTAGACATGGCTATTGAGAACGGCAACGAAACAAAAGTGGGTTACAGGCATAAAGCTAGGGTGCTTGGCCTGCTACTAGTTTTGCTAAGGTTGGCAGCTCTGTTGGCCACAGTTACAGCCACTATTGTTATGGCACTCAACAAGCAGACCAAAAGCATCACTGCTGCCTTTGTGGGTACTAATCCCATCATCCAAACCTTCACTGCCAAGTTCCAGCAGACACCTGCTTTTGTGTAAGCTTTCTCATATATGTGTAGTGATGTATTTTTTATTTCTCATTACTCCCTTGAGTCTGATTAACTGCAtcaataaaagagagagagagagagagagagagaggagattttcttataaaatttcatctaattttgctctgatttttctGGGAAATTCAAGtaatttttcatatttagaaATACTGACCATGTTATCATCTCTTCTCAGGTATTTTGTGATTGCCAATGCTGTAGCCAGCTTATATAATCTGTTGGTGCTGTTGCTCAGGCCCTTCATGAAACGCAAGGCTCATGAGATTTTCGAGCACCTTGGAGGCATGGTAACAAGCTTCCTCTCTCACATTCCAATATTCCATGACGAAAAATCTCTTGCATCAATTCATTGAATTAATTAAGCTTTTGGTTAGATAGTCCTACGCTACTATTGTGCCATGGCCCAGCATCAAACAGGCCAGGTTTGGCTCAAGCTAGCCATGGATAGTTGGGCCATAGCTTCATCTTGCTTTTGAAAGACAGCAGTGACATGTAGAACTTGGATGGTTGGGCAGGTTATGGTGAGTGTAGTGGCAAGCGGCGCTGCCGCAGCAGCTGCAATGGCTGAGTTGGGAAAGAATGGAAACTTGCATGCAAGATGGAACCCGATATGCAACAGATTCGATGCCTTTTGCTGCCGTGGAGGCGTGGCGCTCATTGCATCCTTCATTGGAGCATCGCTCCTTATGATCCTCAATACAGTGTCCACCATCACTCTCTATAAGAATGTAGCTAGCCAGGATTAATCCATTATCTCACAGTTCACATCCACAATGCAATTCTGTGATGAATTGCGTGTTCCCCTGTACTAGTGTGGCCTTTCAGTAAGCTGAGTGGTGCAATGTCCCTCTCTGAGGCCTAGTGGAAGGAAGTTTCATGTTTAATCATTGCCTTGTCCAGTCTTACAGTGTTTGTCATCAATTTTATGCTTTTGCTTATGACTTGAGGGAAAATGTTATAGACCAAAGGGTTGAGTCTAAAGCAAGACACAGATTGTCACTGTACTTCCTTTGTTACCTTGTGTTAATTGGCTACGTTCCATACCAAAGCCTGAAGTTATGTTTCATATTTTGTTGGAAGTCTCTTTCTTGTAGTTAGAAGCTCTGCAGTGAATGATTTCTACTAGCCTAGTCTAAATGGATACATTTACTAGGTGTGAAGGTGTGCCTGAGCAATGTAGTCATTCCTTAAGTACTGGAACTTCCTTCTATGATTGCTATCTTCCTCTTATTGGAGAGAAGAACTTGGATGAGAGTTTCATGAGTCCCATCAGTAGCCCTACGATATTGCTAAATTAATACTTTTTACGTTGGGTTAGGTTAGGTTAGGATTTTCCTGTAAGAATTGTTCAATACACTGAAAGATTCCATAGCTTGGAGGTTGGCAGAGCGTTCCTTTCAAGAATCGCGATCAATTAATTATGAGGCAAGTAGGATTTCAATGCCAACTGGTGCAACATTCAACCTAATTGTGAGAGGCTTGTGGCTGATTTGGAGTATAGTCACATAAACATCCAAAGTAATAGAAGTGAATAGCTGCTGGATTGTTTAGGGTGATGTTGCTATATAACTAAATGAAGTGGACCGTGTAATCTGTCCCTTTATATGTCACCAAATCTAGTCTCAGATCATACAATATTTAATAGCCTAGTttgaaaaaaagataattttactaTAAACTATAAAAAAGACTAACAAATGAGAGCCCCATGGTGAGGTGAGCCTAAATATTTTGCAGCCTTGGTTGTGATGTGCTGACCGCAAAAGATTGCAGTATCTTTCTTATTTACTGTTGTccattgaaaaataatttagctATTTGTATTGGTGCAGAAAATAATAGAAATCAATAAAAAAGCTGACAAAGCTGCAGCATGGCAATCATTGGTACCCTTCAGAGAACTAAAAAGGAGCTCCAAAGGCATAACTGATGAGAAGATCCAATTAAGTTTGGCAATTTTAGTGAGGAAAGAATAACTTAATGACCAATAGCAAGTATAGGATATTAGCTCCACTTTATTAAACTACTAAATCaatcatatatcaatttcattccCTCTGTTCATGAATTGATGGGTGCAATAAGTTGATGCCCTAGTATC
Coding sequences within it:
- the LOC105032025 gene encoding CASP-like protein 1B1, encoding MAIENGNETKVGYRHKARVLGLLLVLLRLAALLATVTATIVMALNKQTKSITAAFVGTNPIIQTFTAKFQQTPAFVYFVIANAVASLYNLLVLLLRPFMKRKAHEIFEHLGGMVMVSVVASGAAAAAAMAELGKNGNLHARWNPICNRFDAFCCRGGVALIASFIGASLLMILNTVSTITLYKNVASQD